The genomic region GCCACGCCACCAGGTGTGCCAACCCTAGAACCAGTTCAAGTTGAGCGAGTTTTACCATTGCCTAACGATGTAGTCAGCCTGAATCAAGCAGTTCAAACCTTGATTGCTCAAACCAACAGCGATTCAGTTTGGCAATATTATCAGTTGGTCAATGTACGTTGGCCCAAAGCCAGCCTAGCAGGCCAACCTGGCGCTGGAGCAACCGCACCAATTAATATCAGTCAATTCCAATTTACCTCAAGTGGCCCGCAAAACGTGAGCAACACCACCATGGAAACCTATGTCCAACAGCAAGATTGCTTAAATTGCCATGTCTACGCCAATATTGCAGCGAGCGCCAAGGCTGGTTGCAACCCCAAACTGGCCAGCGATTTTAGCTTTATGTTCGATAACGCCGATACGCCCAACAGCTTTGCCAGCAACAATTGCCAAAGCGCCAAACTAACGCCAAGTGAGCAATTCTCAGTTGCTCAACTTGAGCAATATCATCAAACCCCATTGCTTTGTCGTAATTGCCATCGCTAAACCTTAGGCCGCTACATGTAATGGTTCATTGGGTGGGCAATGAACTGCATGCCCTCACCCCCTAACCCCCTCTCCCGCCCGCGAGGCGAGGGGGAGCCTGAATCCAAAACCCGACTTTAGCAGCGATACCCTCTCCCGCCCGCGAGGCGAGGGGGAACCGCGCTCGGAGTGCGCCCCTCGCCCGCCGCAGTGGGCGAGGGGTTGGGGGTTGGGGAACAGGAGAACTGATTTTAACGCTATAAACCATTACAGCTACACTCTATATTTAAGTGTAGCGGCTAATAAAATGGCGTATAATCAGCCAAATACCTTATGCAGCAGAATGGAGCACCCATGCACTATGATGCCGATGTGGTCATTGTTGGAGCAGGTTTGGCAGGGCTGGTGGCCGCTGCTGAGCTAGCCGATGCCGGCAAAAAGGTGATCTTGGTTGATCAAGAATCCGAGCAAAATCTTGGTGGTCAAGCATTTTGGTCGTTTGGTGGTTTGTTTCTCGTCGATTCCCCAGAACAACGTCGCCTCAAAATCAAAGATTCTTATGAGTTAGCATTGCAAGATTGGCTCGGAACTGCCGCATTTGATCGGCCTGAGGATTATTGGCCACGCAAGTGGGCTGAGGCCTATTTAGCCTTTGCTGCTGGCGAAAAACGCCAATGGCTCTACGATCAAGGGATGCGCTTTTTCCCGGTCGTTGGCTGGGCTGAACGTGGTGGCTATGGCGCAATCGGCCATGGCAATTCGGTACCACGCTTTCATATTACCTGGGGCACTGGCCCGGGCGTAGTTGCGCCATTTGAACGCCGAGTGCGAGCTGCCGCCCAAAAAGGCTTGATCACGCTGAAATTTCGCCATCGAGTTAATCAATTATTGCTCAATGGTGGGGCAATCGCGGGCATCGAAGGCGATATTTTGGAGCCAAGCAGCCTGCCACGCGGTGCACCAAGCTCACGCAAGATCGTCGGCAGTTTCACATTTCAAGCGCAGGCGGTAATTGTAACCTCAGGTGGTATTGGCGCAAACCACGATTTGGTGCGCAAAAATTGGCCTGAACGACTGGGCCAAGCTCCCAAAACCATGGTGGCTGGTGTACCCGATTATGTTGATGGCCGCATGTTGGCAATTACCGAGGCCGCTGGTGGCACGATTATCAATCCTGATCGGATGTGGCATTACACCGAGGGCTTGCAAAATTGGAAGCCAATCTGGACCAACCATGGGATTCGAATTTTGCCCGGGCCATCGTCGATGTGGTTCGATGCGCTTGGTCAGCGTTTGCCTGTGCCGCTCTTCCCGGGCTTCGATAGCCTTGGCACACTCAAACATTTGATGCACACTGGCTACGACTATAGCTGGTTTATTCTGACTCAAAAAATTATCGAAAAAGAATTTGCGCTCTCTGGCTCAGAGCAAAACCCCGATTTGACCAACAAAAGCGTGCGTCAAGTGCTCAGTCGGGTCTTACCAGGAGCTACTCCGCCAGTTGAGGCCTTCAAGCGCCATGGAGCCGATTTTGTGGTGCGCGATAATTTGGGCGATTTGATCAAAGGTATGAATGCCCTGACTGCTGAGCCATTGCTGGATGCGGCGGCGATCGAGCGCGAAATTCAGGCTCGCGACCGCGAAATGACCAACCCATTTACCAAAGATATGCAAATTACGGCTTTACGTGGTGCTCGTAACTACATCGGCGATAAATTAATTCGGGTCGCCAAACCGCACCAAATTTTAGATCGGAGCGCTGGACCATTGATTGCCGTGCGTTTGAATATTCTGACCCGCAAAAGCTTGGGTGGTTTGCAAACCGATCTTTCGGCGCGGGTAATTGGCCAAGATGGGCAGCCAATCAGCGGTTTATATGCTGCTGGTGAGGTCGCAGGCTTTGGCGGCGGTGGCATGCATGGCTATCGTTCGCTCGAAGGCACCTTCCTTGGTGGCTGTATTTTTTCGGGGCGCACCGCCGGAAGAGCAGCGGCTGAGGCCTTGGCTTAATAAAGTGAGCGGCTTCAAGTCTCTAATTGAAGCCGCTCACTAGCTAATTCAGTCCAGCATTTAAAGCACGTTAATCACAATTTTACCCTGTGCATGGCCCGCCCCAAGGTAGCGCAATGCCTCAGCCGCCTCGGGCAAGGTATAGCAGCGATCAATTACAGGCTTAAGTTGGCCTGATTCAAGCAACTGTTGGAGCTTCAGTAAGGTCGTATGGCGAATTGGCGCAACCCCCAGAAATTGCAAGGTCTTGCTACTACCCAACGATAGTATGCGGCCCAAAGCGACTGCTTGCAGAATTTGAGGCAAAGCACCGCCAATTGCAATATACCGACCAGTCGGCGTGAGCGCTTTACGATAGTTGAAAATCGATTGATAGCCATTGACTCCAAGAATCAGATCATAGCGGTGACTATGCTGGCGCAAATCCTCACGGGTATAATCAATCCAATCGCTGGCTCCGATCGATTGAGCAATTTCAGCATTGCGTGGGCTGCAAATCGCAGTTATCTCAGCGCCATAGGCTTTGGCAATTTGGATTGCAAAGCTGCCAACCGCCCCCGAAGCGCCATTGATCAACACCCGCTGCCCAGCTTGAATCTTGCCCAAATCGCTCAGAGCATACATTGCGGTAAATGCTGCCACGGGCGTTGCCGCTGCCGCCTCAAATGCAACATTCGCAGGTTTCAAGACCAGCTGATCTTCGGTTGCACATACATATTCCGCTAATGACCCTTGGGTCGTGCCAAAAACCGCATCGCCAGGCTTAAATTTGGTTACCTGCGAGCCAACCGCCTCAACCCAGCCAGCGACATCTAAGCCAAGTGTGTTAATTTTTGGCTTACGCAAGGCTCCATTCAACAAGCGAATCATGATCGGCCCAGTCAGTTGATGCCAATCAAGTGTGTTGATCGAGGCCGAATGGACTTTGATCAACACGTGATTCGCTTGAAGAGTAGGGCGTTCAACTTCACGTAATTGAAGTACATTTGGGTTGCCATATTCATAAAAAAGTATCGCTTTCATCGAAATTCCTTGCATATTCAATTTACCCAGCGTTCTGACTAGCATCAACCTTCACCCCTTTGATCAGCAGCCAAAGGCAAATCGAGGCTTCGCCCAGAAACGAAGGAATTTGAATCAAGGGAAAAAGACTAGCAGCAACACTTGGGGCAAGGATGCTAATAAAGCAATTGATCACATAGGCTGCGCCACCAAGCATCAACAATACCCCAACCAAGCGCGGTAAAATCTGTGAGCACAGAATTAACATGCCCGCCGTTAAGCAATAACAGCCGACAAAAGCCAAGCTCAGGTTAAAGCCAGTTGTTTCCAATTCGAGGGCACTGGCGGCATGCAAATACAATTGTTCGCTTGGAATTCCGTTGGCATAGCGGACACTTTGCAACAAAATTAATGGCTCAAAGTGATTAAGCAAATTGACACTCTCGATCGCCACGGCCACCAAAATGAAAAACAACACCATTCGCGCTAAGCTCTTGTTTGCCAGCCGAAACAGATCATAGAAAATCGCCGCCAAAGGAATATTGCACAAGGCAATGATTAAATGTACCGCCAAGCCCATGCGATAAAGGCTAGGCTGGGTTTGAATATTAAGGGCAGTTGCCGCGGCATCATTGCCCACAATCAGAGCGGCTGGCACAAATCCGACCGCAAACAGGCCACCAATGATAATTAACAAATAGATTGCGCCAGCCATGCGCGATTTAAACCGTAGCCCAGCCAAATCTCGTTGAGTTTGTTCGGTAGTGTATGCAAGGCCGATTCGTCCAGTTTGAAGCTTCATTGTTATTCTCCATCAAGCGATGATTGCTTGGGCCAGCATAGCCGATGAAGCAGCAGCAACTCATAGCTCTAAAGAACTATTGTAAAGGACTAATCAGTAAATTTCTATAATATGTCAAGTTCTTGGGCTTTGGCCACCGCCAACGTGCGACGATTAACGCTGAGTTTGGCATAAATATTGCGCACATGGGCTTTGACCGTATACAACGAAAGATACAGTTGATCAGCAATCGCCTGATTCGCAAGCCCAGCCGCAATCAAGCCCAACACCTCAAGCTCGCGCTCACTCAATGGCTCGATCAGCGCAGTTTGCGGGTTTGGAATAAACGGCACTTGCGCATAGGCAGCTAAAATTTGGCGAGCATAGGCATTGCCCAAACCACGTCCAATCAACTCACGTAATAGCTGTTTCAGTGGCAGCCCTTCGTCAATAAAAATTCGGATCAAGCCGCCTGGTTCAGCCAAAGCCAAGGCCGCTTGCAACGAGCGGTTTGCTTGCGCTTTTTGGCCTTGTTGCTGCTGCGCTAAGGCCTGCAGAATCAGCCCATGCAGTTGTTGATCAAGCCAGTCCTTGGCTTGGAATTGCTGAATTAAGGGTTGCAGTAATTCCAAAGCAGCAGCCGCATTTGACTGAGCGAGCAAAACTTTGGCCTGAATTAATGGGGCATCAATTGTTTGGGCTAATTCGGCGGCGGCCTGAAGCTCTGCTTGCGCCAACAGCACTCCAATCTGGGTCGTAATAATCTCCGGCAGTCGCTGGCTAAAGTTCTGTTGGCGCACAGTTTGGGCCAGTTGCGCCAGCTTGGACGAAGCCTGATCGTTGGCTCCCCGCGCCAGTTGCAAGCGCACCAGCCAAAGTTCACAAATAATCGAACGATCAATCAAGCGGTCATATTGCTGGGCTAAATCTAGGCTTTGTTGGGCATAACGTTCAGCAGTCTCAAGCTGATTCCATTGATAATAAATCCGTGCCAAGCCCAAGTAAGCTTCGTAGATAAGTTGCAGTGGTTGCTCACCCGCCAATTCAATAATTTGCTGGTAAGTCGCAGCGGCTTGATACAGCTGATTTTCCGATTCTTGCACCTGGCCCAAACCAATCGTCGCCAGAATTCTGATAAAGGTGCTGCCTGATGCTTGGGCGAGGCTAACAGCTTTGGTCAGGGCTTGCCGCGCCGCCGCTCGATCACCATGGGCAAGATAGCCAAACCCCAAAGTCCAATAGGCTGAGGTTAATGAAAATACATTATCAGCCACCAAAAAAGCTAAAGCTCGCTGTGATTGAGCCAGTGTCAGCTCAAATTGATAGTGAGCCAGCGCCAAAATTGCCCGCGTCGCCGCAATCTGGCCAATTAAGTTGCGTGTTTGGTGATCGTTGGGGTAGCTTTGGAGCGCGGCTTCGGCAGCATCAAGTTTTTCGGCGACACCAGTGGTTTGACCAAGCATCAACATCAACGACGCATGCCGCCACCATAACGAGGGCTGCTGCTCAAAAACACTTTTTGGCACAGTTGCTAACCAATCGAGCAAGGTTGTGACCGTACCGCGAAAGTGTAACGAAATCTGCTGATCAATCAGCCGTTCTACCTGGGCAAAATCGTTGGCAGCAGCAGCATGGCGAAAAGCCTCAATCCCAAACCCATGAGCTTCATACCAACTGCTTGCCCGTCGATGCAATGTAGGCAGATCAAGGCCTTGTGGGCTAGTCGCCAAGCGCTGGCGCAGCAAATCGGCAAATAAATGGTGATAGCGATACCAATGCCGTTCATGATCGAGCGGCACGATAAACAGATTGGCGCGTTCAAGATAGGCTAAAGTTGCCGCACCCGAAGCAGGCGCAGCAGCCAAAACCGCCTCACACAACGAGCCACACATCCGATCAAGCAGCGAAGTAATCAACAAAAATGTCTGGATCTCGGCAGGTTGCTGCTGCAATACCTCTTCAAGCAAATAATCCAGTACAAACCGATGATTGCCAGTAAAGCCATCGATCAGCAAGCTTGATGCTTGCTGGCCTTGGATTGAAATCGCCGCCAGTTGCAACCCTGCAATCCAGCCCTCAGTTCGATCGGCAAGGGTTTGGCTTTCGGATACTAAAAGATCTAATTCCATTGTTTGGCTGAGAAATTGGTGGGCTTCTTCGACTGTAAAGCGTAAATCGGCTACACGCAATTCAGTTAATTGATGGCGTGCCCGGAGCCGCGCCAAGGGCAAATCTGGCTCCTCACGACTAATAACGACCAGTTGCAATTGAGGCGGCAAGCGTTCAAGCAGCAAACTCATTGCAGCAGCAATTGGTTT from Herpetosiphon gulosus harbors:
- a CDS encoding NAD(P)-dependent alcohol dehydrogenase, translating into MKAILFYEYGNPNVLQLREVERPTLQANHVLIKVHSASINTLDWHQLTGPIMIRLLNGALRKPKINTLGLDVAGWVEAVGSQVTKFKPGDAVFGTTQGSLAEYVCATEDQLVLKPANVAFEAAAATPVAAFTAMYALSDLGKIQAGQRVLINGASGAVGSFAIQIAKAYGAEITAICSPRNAEIAQSIGASDWIDYTREDLRQHSHRYDLILGVNGYQSIFNYRKALTPTGRYIAIGGALPQILQAVALGRILSLGSSKTLQFLGVAPIRHTTLLKLQQLLESGQLKPVIDRCYTLPEAAEALRYLGAGHAQGKIVINVL
- a CDS encoding FAD-binding dehydrogenase, translated to MHYDADVVIVGAGLAGLVAAAELADAGKKVILVDQESEQNLGGQAFWSFGGLFLVDSPEQRRLKIKDSYELALQDWLGTAAFDRPEDYWPRKWAEAYLAFAAGEKRQWLYDQGMRFFPVVGWAERGGYGAIGHGNSVPRFHITWGTGPGVVAPFERRVRAAAQKGLITLKFRHRVNQLLLNGGAIAGIEGDILEPSSLPRGAPSSRKIVGSFTFQAQAVIVTSGGIGANHDLVRKNWPERLGQAPKTMVAGVPDYVDGRMLAITEAAGGTIINPDRMWHYTEGLQNWKPIWTNHGIRILPGPSSMWFDALGQRLPVPLFPGFDSLGTLKHLMHTGYDYSWFILTQKIIEKEFALSGSEQNPDLTNKSVRQVLSRVLPGATPPVEAFKRHGADFVVRDNLGDLIKGMNALTAEPLLDAAAIEREIQARDREMTNPFTKDMQITALRGARNYIGDKLIRVAKPHQILDRSAGPLIAVRLNILTRKSLGGLQTDLSARVIGQDGQPISGLYAAGEVAGFGGGGMHGYRSLEGTFLGGCIFSGRTAGRAAAEALA
- a CDS encoding DUF4386 domain-containing protein, whose product is MKLQTGRIGLAYTTEQTQRDLAGLRFKSRMAGAIYLLIIIGGLFAVGFVPAALIVGNDAAATALNIQTQPSLYRMGLAVHLIIALCNIPLAAIFYDLFRLANKSLARMVLFFILVAVAIESVNLLNHFEPLILLQSVRYANGIPSEQLYLHAASALELETTGFNLSLAFVGCYCLTAGMLILCSQILPRLVGVLLMLGGAAYVINCFISILAPSVAASLFPLIQIPSFLGEASICLWLLIKGVKVDASQNAG
- a CDS encoding LuxR C-terminal-related transcriptional regulator, giving the protein MPILTTKFYIPVPRFNGVVRSQLLERLKERHDRRLTVVSAPAGFGKTMLVSQWIASCKQPVAWLTLDQNDNDLARFLAYVVAALQTIEPAFGLEIIQRLQAPELPSTETLLLLLLNQLATIEQHWILVLDDYHWLTAKPIAAAMSLLLERLPPQLQLVVISREEPDLPLARLRARHQLTELRVADLRFTVEEAHQFLSQTMELDLLVSESQTLADRTEGWIAGLQLAAISIQGQQASSLLIDGFTGNHRFVLDYLLEEVLQQQPAEIQTFLLITSLLDRMCGSLCEAVLAAAPASGAATLAYLERANLFIVPLDHERHWYRYHHLFADLLRQRLATSPQGLDLPTLHRRASSWYEAHGFGIEAFRHAAAANDFAQVERLIDQQISLHFRGTVTTLLDWLATVPKSVFEQQPSLWWRHASLMLMLGQTTGVAEKLDAAEAALQSYPNDHQTRNLIGQIAATRAILALAHYQFELTLAQSQRALAFLVADNVFSLTSAYWTLGFGYLAHGDRAAARQALTKAVSLAQASGSTFIRILATIGLGQVQESENQLYQAAATYQQIIELAGEQPLQLIYEAYLGLARIYYQWNQLETAERYAQQSLDLAQQYDRLIDRSIICELWLVRLQLARGANDQASSKLAQLAQTVRQQNFSQRLPEIITTQIGVLLAQAELQAAAELAQTIDAPLIQAKVLLAQSNAAAALELLQPLIQQFQAKDWLDQQLHGLILQALAQQQQGQKAQANRSLQAALALAEPGGLIRIFIDEGLPLKQLLRELIGRGLGNAYARQILAAYAQVPFIPNPQTALIEPLSERELEVLGLIAAGLANQAIADQLYLSLYTVKAHVRNIYAKLSVNRRTLAVAKAQELDIL